CCATATCTGTGATCCGGCGGTCGAGCCCCAAAACACTCCCGTTCGGTCAGTCTTCGGCGGGCACGTCAGCGAGTCGCTCCCGGGCCCGCTCGACGAAGGCCTCGGGCAGGTCCTCGATCTCCCCGGCCTGGACGCCCCAGAGGTTGGCGTAGAGTCCGCCCTCGGCAAGCAGGTCCTCGTGGGTCCCCTGCTCGACGACCCGTCCCTCGTCGAGCACCACGATCGTCTCGGCGTCCTTGACCGTCGAGAGCCGGTGGGCGATCGCGAAGGTGGTCCGATCCGCGGTGAGCGCCTGGAGGCTCCGCTGGATGAGCATCTCCGTTTCGGTGTCCACATCGGAGGTCGCCTCATCGAGGATCAGGATCTCGGGGTCGGCCAGGATCGCGCGGGCGATGGCGATCCGCTGGCGCTGCCCGCCGGAGAGTTTGACCCCGCGCTCCCCCACCTTGGTGTCATAGCCCTCGGGCAGTTCCGTGATGAACTCGTGGGCGTGGGCCGCCTTCGCGGCCTCGATGACGGCGTCCTCTGTCGGGTCGGGGTCCCCATAGCCGATGTTCTCCGCGACCGTCCCGAAGAAGAGGAAGGTGTCCTGACTGACATAGCCGATCTGCTCGCGCAGGCTGGCGATGGTGACGTCCCGGATGTCCTGGCCGTCGATGCGGATCGCTCCCTCGTCCACGTCGTACATCCGGAGCAGGAGTTTGAGCGCCGTGGACTTCCCCGCGCCCGTGGGCCCGACCAGGGCCAGCGTGTCGCCGCTCTCGGCCCGGAAGGTGAGGTCCTCGACGATCGGCTCCTCGTCGTAGCCGAAGGTGACCGAGTCGAAGACGACCTCGCCCTCGGTCACCGCCAACTCCCGGGCGTCCGGGTCGTCGGCGATGCGGTTTGGCTCGTCCATGAGCCCGAAGATCCGCTCGGCCGAGGCCCGGGCGCGCTGGTACATGTTGATGATCTGGCCGAACTGGGCCATCGGCCAGATGAACTGCTGGGTCAGCAGGATGAAGGTGACGAACGCGCCGGTCTCCAGCGTGCCAGTGAACGGCCCCGGGGCCGTCCCCCGGAAGACCCACAGGCCGCCGACCGTGAAGGTCGTCACGAACCCGATGCCGGCGAGCACGCGGAGCGCGGGGAAGAAGGTGATCCGGGTGCGGATGGCATCCCAGTTGGCGTCGAAATAGGAAAAGGAGACGTCCTCGACCCGTTCGGACTCGTAGGGTTCGGTGTTCGCGCTCTTGATCACCGAGATTCCGCCGAGGTTGTTCTCCAGCCTGGAGTTGAGCGTCCCGACCGAGGACCGGACGGCAGCGTACTTGGGCTGGATGATGCCCACGAAGAGGTAGGTGAACCCGGCGATCAGGGGGACCGGCAGCAGCGCGACCAGCGCCAACTGCCAGTTCAGCGAGAACAGCACCCCGCCGATCGCCAGCACCATCACGCCCATCCGGAGGGCGCTGTTCATCCCCTCGTTGAGGAAGCGTTCGAGCTGATTCACGTCATTCGAGAGGATCGACATGAGCTCCCCGGTCTGCTTGTCGGCGAAAAAGCCCATGTCCAGGCGCTGCATCTCGTCGTAGGTGTCCGTGCGGACGTCGTGCTGGATCTTCTGGGCGAAGGCGTTCCAGCCCCAGTTGCGGGTCCAGTGAAAGCCGGCCGCGCCGAGGAAACTGAGTCCGATCACGCCCGCGGTGAGCCAGAACTTGCCAGTCTGGGTCGCCGGGACCCAGGCCTCGGGGAGCCAACTGAAGGGAATGCGGGCGTCGAAGGGCACGTCCTCCCGGAAGACGGAGTCGATCGCGATCCCCAGGAGGACCGGCGGCAACAGGTCAAGCACCCGGGCCACCATGCTCGTCAGCACGCCGATCAGGAAGTAGGGGACGTAGGCCCGCCCGTAGCCGACGAAGAGCCGCCGCATGGGGTTCGTCGCCTGGTCGCGGACGTCCTCGAACGGGTCGTCCTCCGCGGCGGGTGCCATATCTGTCCTGGAGTCGTCTCCGGCCAAAAGGGTTGCCGAATCGGTAGCTGACTACCGCGGGAGTCCCGTTATCGAGTCGCCAACCTCGATTTCGTGGGCGTCTGTGTACCCGCGATTGACCTCGATCACCCAGCGGGCCTCCCCGGAGAACTCCCGGTCGTCCTCGGCCGCGGCGTGGTGAATCGCCGTGATCTCCCCGTCAGCGCCGACGAAGACGATGTCGAGCGAAAAGGACATGTTTCGCATCACGAAGGTTCGCTCGCCCGCCTCCGGGTAGACAAAGACCATCCCCGCATCGGGGCCGAGCCGGTCGGTCTCGCTCAGGCCAGTATAGCGCTCGAAGAAGCCCTCGGCGATCGTGGCGTCGACGGTGCCCAGTTCGGCCCCCGTCTCGTCGAGGAAGGTAAGGGTCGCCCGATCCGGCGGCTCCGAGTCGGTCCCGACCTGTGGCCCGCCGCCGACGGCCGCCAGCAGGAGCAGGAGGACCGCCAGCCCCACCAGTCCGTGCCGCCACCCGAGGTTCATCGGTCCGTCATTCGGCCTGCGAAACCAAAACTGCTGTCGGTCAGCGAAGCAGGGCGACTGAAGCACCGGAGACCAGCGCCACGGCGAGGACGTGACCGAGCACCGTCACCTGGAGGAGCGGATGACCCGACAGGACGGGGACGATCGGCAGTTGCAGGGACGCGAAGGCGATCGTCGTCAGGTCCAGGCGGGCAAATCGCGTCCGGGTCGCCGAGTCAAGTTCGTCCCGGTAGGTTATCGAGCGCCAGAAGCCCGTGACACAGGCCCACCATCCGACTCCGATGCGGTAGGCCACGTCCCAGCCGATCAGGAGGAGGACGAAGCTGTAGGCAAGCGGTGGGCGCTCGCCCAGCAGGCTGGTCACGAGCGCGGGGCCGGCCTGCTGTGGGTCGTAGACGAACACGTAGACCAGAAGCAGGTTAAAGGAGACCAGGCCCAGCACGAGTTCGATCCGGGAGCCAAAGAGCAGGTCGAGGTAGCGACGCGGCTCGCGGTCGGCCCTGAACCCGCGGGAGAGATGGAGCATGAACGCACTGCCGGCGACGGCCACGAGCACCCCGACTGTCCCGGCGATCGCCGCCTGGACGAGCCCGTGATACCACCCCAGGAGCAGCACCGCCGCCTCGAAGCCGACGAACTGGACGGCGAGGGCGACGCCCCGGGAAGCATTCACGCCGGGCACGCTTCGGATGATGCTCTCGTAGACCCACGCGTCCCCGGCTGGACGATGCCCGCTCATTCGGTTTCGATGGCGCGACGGAGGGCCTCGTCGAAGGGGGTCAACTCCATCGGGATGAGCTCTTCGGCCCGGTCGTCGGTCACCACGACCGGATTCTTGAGCCCCTCGATCAGCGGGTGGGAGATGTGTTTCGGCGTGTCGGTCACCAGGTCGATCCAGTAGACCGATAGCTTCGGCGTGAGGACCGGCACCGGGATGACATAGAGGCGACGACCGAGTGCCGCAGCCGTCCGCTCCATCATCTCCTGGTAGCTGAGCACCTCCGGCCCACCGATCTCCAGGGTTTCACCGGCGGTCTCGGGGATCTCGATCGCCCGCCGCAGGTACTCGATCACGTCCGCAATCGCGATGGGCTGGGAGGGGGTTCGAACCCATTTGGGCGTGATCATCACCGGGAGCCGGGAGACCATCTGGCGGACCATCTCGAAACTCGCGCTGCCGGCACCCACGATGATCGCCGCCCGGAAGCTCGTCAGGTCGTACTCGCCCTCCCGCAACAGCGTCTCGACCTCCCGCCGGGACCGGAGATGCGGGGACAGATCCGGGCCGGTTTCGCCGAGCCCGCCG
This region of Halodesulfurarchaeum sp. HSR-GB genomic DNA includes:
- a CDS encoding ABC transporter ATP-binding protein, producing MAPAAEDDPFEDVRDQATNPMRRLFVGYGRAYVPYFLIGVLTSMVARVLDLLPPVLLGIAIDSVFREDVPFDARIPFSWLPEAWVPATQTGKFWLTAGVIGLSFLGAAGFHWTRNWGWNAFAQKIQHDVRTDTYDEMQRLDMGFFADKQTGELMSILSNDVNQLERFLNEGMNSALRMGVMVLAIGGVLFSLNWQLALVALLPVPLIAGFTYLFVGIIQPKYAAVRSSVGTLNSRLENNLGGISVIKSANTEPYESERVEDVSFSYFDANWDAIRTRITFFPALRVLAGIGFVTTFTVGGLWVFRGTAPGPFTGTLETGAFVTFILLTQQFIWPMAQFGQIINMYQRARASAERIFGLMDEPNRIADDPDARELAVTEGEVVFDSVTFGYDEEPIVEDLTFRAESGDTLALVGPTGAGKSTALKLLLRMYDVDEGAIRIDGQDIRDVTIASLREQIGYVSQDTFLFFGTVAENIGYGDPDPTEDAVIEAAKAAHAHEFITELPEGYDTKVGERGVKLSGGQRQRIAIARAILADPEILILDEATSDVDTETEMLIQRSLQALTADRTTFAIAHRLSTVKDAETIVVLDEGRVVEQGTHEDLLAEGGLYANLWGVQAGEIEDLPEAFVERARERLADVPAED
- a CDS encoding DUF192 domain-containing protein; translation: MNLGWRHGLVGLAVLLLLLAAVGGGPQVGTDSEPPDRATLTFLDETGAELGTVDATIAEGFFERYTGLSETDRLGPDAGMVFVYPEAGERTFVMRNMSFSLDIVFVGADGEITAIHHAAAEDDREFSGEARWVIEVNRGYTDAHEIEVGDSITGLPR
- a CDS encoding NAD(P)H-binding protein; its protein translation is MKVLVTGATGFVGSNLVPDLLEHGYEVRALTRDRSKGEKRLDDRVEVVEGDVLDPETLDGVFEDIDVAYYLVHSLGIGGEFEERDNQAAANFATAASEAGVDRVIYLGGLGETGPDLSPHLRSRREVETLLREGEYDLTSFRAAIIVGAGSASFEMVRQMVSRLPVMITPKWVRTPSQPIAIADVIEYLRRAIEIPETAGETLEIGGPEVLSYQEMMERTAAALGRRLYVIPVPVLTPKLSVYWIDLVTDTPKHISHPLIEGLKNPVVVTDDRAEELIPMELTPFDEALRRAIETE